In Anabaena sphaerica FACHB-251, a genomic segment contains:
- a CDS encoding ABC transporter substrate-binding protein, producing MKIPVLPSLIIFIRRQLITYNWQISFLAIILLLCLILSSCQTGLQKDQGVIHLTLWQGINPPANRDVFNKLVDKFNQTHSNIQVESVFAGEMEQQLPKVLTAVVGNSSPDILSFYPQITGQFVELGAIRPLDDWWNNLPIKSEVSPNSLTELKLDGRLWSIPLYTANMGIFYRPDLFKAAGITQTPRTWEELRQVAKKLTIDKNGDKRPEKYGMLLPLGKGEWTVFSWFPFLLSAGGEVVTNNHPNLTNAGAITALKFWEDLLKDGSAILSSPERGYEEDGFLSGRVAMQITGPWTYITRSKVDYKVFPIPADISPSTVTATGNIFVMKTTPEREKAALKFLEFVLSEEFQTEWAIGTGFLPVNITSAQSQEYQEYLKSRPWLKVFVEQMSVAGSRPIIAGYSRISDSLGRAIEATLLGKSSAESALKEAQDRLEVIWGEK from the coding sequence ATGAAAATTCCTGTTTTACCATCATTAATCATATTTATTCGCAGGCAGTTGATTACTTATAATTGGCAAATATCATTTTTGGCAATTATCTTGCTTCTCTGTCTAATATTATCTAGTTGTCAAACTGGATTACAAAAAGATCAAGGTGTAATTCATCTAACTCTGTGGCAAGGAATTAATCCCCCCGCAAATCGTGATGTTTTCAACAAATTAGTAGATAAATTTAATCAAACTCATTCTAATATTCAAGTAGAATCTGTTTTTGCAGGAGAAATGGAACAACAATTGCCAAAAGTATTAACAGCAGTTGTAGGTAATTCCTCTCCAGATATCTTGTCATTTTACCCACAAATAACCGGTCAGTTTGTGGAACTAGGAGCAATTCGACCTTTAGATGATTGGTGGAATAACCTACCCATCAAGTCAGAAGTTAGTCCCAACTCCTTGACAGAATTAAAACTAGACGGTCGCCTGTGGTCTATCCCATTATACACTGCGAATATGGGTATTTTTTACCGTCCTGATCTTTTTAAAGCGGCAGGAATTACCCAAACCCCTAGAACTTGGGAAGAACTTAGACAGGTTGCCAAAAAATTAACTATTGATAAAAACGGTGATAAACGACCGGAAAAATACGGAATGTTACTACCTTTAGGAAAGGGAGAATGGACTGTTTTTAGTTGGTTTCCCTTTTTATTAAGTGCTGGAGGTGAAGTAGTAACTAATAACCATCCAAATTTAACAAATGCAGGTGCTATTACTGCTTTAAAATTCTGGGAAGACCTGTTAAAAGATGGATCAGCAATACTTTCTTCCCCAGAAAGAGGTTATGAAGAAGATGGTTTTCTGAGCGGTCGTGTAGCAATGCAAATTACAGGCCCTTGGACTTATATTACTAGGTCTAAAGTTGATTACAAGGTCTTCCCAATACCTGCTGATATCAGTCCATCGACTGTTACAGCTACTGGCAATATTTTTGTGATGAAAACCACGCCAGAACGAGAAAAAGCAGCACTCAAATTCTTAGAATTTGTTTTGAGTGAGGAATTTCAAACAGAATGGGCAATAGGTACAGGATTTTTACCTGTAAATATCACATCTGCTCAAAGTCAAGAATATCAAGAATACCTCAAATCAAGACCTTGGTTAAAAGTGTTTGTAGAGCAAATGTCTGTAGCTGGTTCTCGTCCAATTATAGCCGGATATAGTCGCATTTCTGATAGTTTAGGTAGAGCAATTGAAGCCACATTATTAGGTAAATCTTCTGCTGAATCTGCTTTAAAAGAAGCTCAAGACCGATTAGAAGTGATTTGGGGTGAAAAATAA
- a CDS encoding NAD-dependent epimerase/dehydratase family protein: MTKKRILITGASGCIGHYISEALIENTNHELYLLVRNPNKLQVDTTARPGITILQGDMQEIGKFSNLLKTIDIAVLTATSWGGEGIFDINVSKTLELMSLLNPERCEQVIYFSTASVLNHENHPLKEAGEIGTDYIRSKYECLHKIENLAIFPKITTVFPTIVLGGDDNKPYSAVTTGIPEVTNYINIIRFLQADGSFHFIHGKDIATVIQYLIDYPPQAGDPRRFVLGQSSLTANQAIEEVCAYLKKKIYFRIPLSLGLANVIIKLFNIQMAAWDRFCMNYRHFSYANAINPSSFNLPNYCANMADVLKISGVKGGK; the protein is encoded by the coding sequence ATGACTAAAAAACGGATTTTAATCACAGGTGCAAGCGGCTGTATCGGTCACTATATCAGCGAAGCCTTAATTGAAAACACTAATCACGAACTTTATTTGCTGGTGAGAAACCCAAATAAACTCCAAGTAGACACTACAGCACGTCCAGGAATCACCATTTTACAGGGTGATATGCAAGAAATTGGTAAATTCTCTAATTTACTCAAAACCATTGATATCGCTGTTTTAACAGCTACTTCTTGGGGTGGTGAGGGTATTTTTGATATCAATGTTTCCAAAACTCTAGAATTAATGAGTTTGTTAAATCCTGAAAGATGTGAACAGGTAATTTATTTCTCGACAGCGAGTGTTTTAAATCATGAAAATCACCCACTCAAAGAAGCAGGAGAAATCGGTACAGATTATATCCGTTCTAAATATGAATGTTTACATAAAATCGAAAATTTAGCTATCTTTCCCAAAATTACCACCGTTTTTCCGACCATTGTTTTAGGTGGTGATGACAACAAACCTTATTCCGCTGTCACAACAGGCATTCCCGAAGTTACTAACTATATTAATATCATTCGTTTTTTACAAGCGGATGGCAGTTTTCACTTTATTCATGGTAAAGATATTGCTACAGTTATACAGTATTTAATTGATTATCCACCACAAGCAGGAGATCCAAGAAGATTTGTTTTAGGTCAATCTTCATTAACTGCTAATCAAGCAATAGAGGAAGTTTGCGCTTATTTAAAGAAAAAGATTTACTTCCGCATTCCTCTATCTTTAGGTTTGGCTAATGTGATTATTAAATTGTTTAATATTCAAATGGCTGCATGGGATAGATTCTGTATGAATTATCGTCATTTTAGCTATGCTAATGCTATTAATCCTAGTAGTTTCAATTTACCTAATTACTGTGCAAATATGGCTGATGTTTTGAAAATTAGCGGTGTGAAAGGTGGGAAATAA
- a CDS encoding class I SAM-dependent methyltransferase codes for MVKFPTPVFLSNYLQNTFNLKEHLQEFLHLDPSALEMQLETKQQEMIDLGNKDFDWDQVSSFYSDKVGELYLFELGAWHLTSHEYISDTLRLIADKAQGRVLDFGGGIGTHTLGAALCPQVEQVIYCDLNPVNTDFVKYRAEKMGLEHRIVYYSQMPDDEKFDTILSFDVIEHLPNPSQQLLKFHQALTSQGKVILNWYFFKGFNQEYPFHLDDPQVIDLFFETLNKHFLEVFHPYHITTRCYRQAIV; via the coding sequence ATGGTGAAATTCCCTACCCCTGTATTTTTAAGTAACTATCTGCAAAATACATTTAACTTAAAAGAGCATTTACAGGAATTTTTGCATTTAGATCCATCAGCGTTGGAGATGCAATTAGAAACAAAGCAGCAAGAAATGATAGACTTAGGTAACAAAGATTTTGATTGGGATCAAGTCAGTAGTTTTTATAGTGACAAGGTAGGAGAGCTTTACTTATTTGAACTTGGTGCATGGCATCTAACTAGTCATGAGTATATTAGTGATACTTTACGCTTAATAGCAGATAAAGCTCAAGGTCGAGTGCTGGACTTTGGTGGTGGTATCGGTACTCATACTCTTGGTGCTGCTCTTTGTCCTCAAGTTGAACAAGTAATTTATTGTGATCTTAATCCTGTTAATACAGATTTTGTAAAATATCGGGCTGAAAAAATGGGTTTAGAACACAGAATTGTGTACTATTCGCAAATGCCTGATGATGAGAAATTCGATACAATTTTATCCTTTGATGTTATAGAACATTTACCGAACCCTAGTCAGCAGTTATTAAAGTTTCATCAAGCCCTAACATCTCAAGGTAAAGTCATTCTCAATTGGTATTTCTTTAAGGGTTTTAATCAAGAATATCCCTTTCATCTAGATGATCCTCAAGTAATAGACTTGTTCTTTGAAACCCTGAATAAGCACTTCTTAGAGGTCTTTCATCCTTATCACATTACGACACGTTGCTATCGTCAAGCCATAGTTTAA
- the hemE gene encoding uroporphyrinogen decarboxylase codes for MGVSSTAPLLLRAARGEQVDRPPVWMMRQAGRYMKAYRDLREKYPSFRDRSEIPEVAIEVSLQPWRAFQPDGVILFSDIVTPLPGMGIDMDIAEGKGPIIYSPIRTQEQIEKLRPLDPETALPFIKTILQSLRKEVGNQSTVLGFVGAPWTLAAYAVEGKGSKTYSIIKNMAFSDPTILHQLLTKLADSIADYVRYQIDCGAQVVQMFDSWAGQLSPQDYDTFALPYQKMVFEKVKATHPDTPLILLVTGSAGLLERMPASGADIITVDWAVDMADARARLGKHVKVQGNLDPGVLFGSKEFIRDRVLDTVRKAGNWGHILNLGHGVLPETPEENVAFFFETAKNLNALV; via the coding sequence ATGGGTGTTTCCTCAACGGCTCCTCTCCTCCTTCGGGCTGCACGTGGTGAACAAGTAGATCGTCCCCCTGTATGGATGATGCGACAAGCGGGACGCTACATGAAAGCATATCGGGATTTAAGGGAGAAATATCCTTCATTCCGCGATCGCTCAGAAATTCCAGAAGTAGCGATCGAAGTTTCCCTCCAGCCCTGGAGAGCTTTCCAACCCGATGGAGTTATTTTATTTTCCGATATTGTCACCCCCTTACCAGGTATGGGGATTGACATGGATATTGCGGAAGGGAAGGGACCGATTATTTATTCGCCCATACGCACTCAAGAGCAAATTGAAAAACTGCGTCCCCTAGATCCAGAAACAGCACTGCCGTTTATTAAAACGATTTTACAATCGTTGCGGAAAGAAGTAGGCAATCAATCAACAGTGTTAGGCTTTGTTGGCGCACCTTGGACATTAGCTGCTTATGCGGTGGAAGGTAAAGGTTCTAAAACCTATTCCATCATCAAAAACATGGCCTTCTCAGATCCGACTATTCTGCATCAGCTACTAACTAAATTAGCTGATTCCATTGCTGATTATGTGCGCTATCAGATTGACTGTGGCGCTCAAGTGGTGCAGATGTTCGATTCATGGGCGGGACAATTAAGCCCCCAAGATTATGATACCTTTGCTCTACCTTACCAAAAAATGGTGTTTGAGAAAGTCAAAGCAACTCATCCTGACACACCATTAATTTTGCTGGTGACAGGTAGTGCCGGACTTTTAGAAAGAATGCCTGCTTCTGGTGCAGATATCATTACTGTAGACTGGGCAGTAGATATGGCAGATGCCAGAGCAAGATTAGGTAAGCACGTAAAAGTACAGGGTAATCTTGATCCGGGTGTGTTATTTGGTTCTAAAGAATTTATCCGCGATCGCGTTTTGGACACCGTTCGCAAAGCCGGTAACTGGGGACACATCCTCAATCTCGGACATGGTGTACTACCAGAAACACCAGAAGAAAATGTCGCTTTCTTCTTTGAGACTGCCAAAAATCTCAACGCTTTGGTTTAG